One genomic segment of Desulforamulus reducens MI-1 includes these proteins:
- a CDS encoding HD-GYP domain-containing protein yields the protein MQHFLTNYYKLLSSLSLAMDFSTNGLMRHHQRVALISLQIGKLYGLNIYQQEKLFTAAILHDAGSSSWNEKDLLFDFFTTGTFKHCKKGYELFKNHSLFKSIADIVLYHHDRWDGRNNASGLKREEIPIESRIIHLSDRIDVLIREDIYILEQKEYICRQINQEKNKIFDPQLVEAFNDISNRECFWLDLHSPFLNEILSHHCPVITKELGLAEVLSVADTMSKVIDFKSPFTRRHSSGVANVASFLALKAGFSAEQCDIIKVAGLLHDLGKLGIPDSVLDKPGKLTKSEFNIMKRHTYYTYHILKMIDKFDTINHYASSHHETLSGRGYPFKLDGSDLENGARIVAVADIFSALTEIRPYRQAMEKAKVINILSNQVKAGAIDSELTSLLLANYEGAHILNEIS from the coding sequence ATGCAACATTTTTTAACTAATTATTATAAACTGTTAAGTTCATTAAGTCTGGCAATGGATTTTAGTACCAATGGATTAATGAGGCATCATCAGAGAGTGGCACTTATATCTTTACAGATAGGGAAACTTTACGGTCTTAATATTTATCAACAGGAAAAATTATTTACTGCAGCAATATTGCACGATGCCGGTTCGAGTTCATGGAATGAAAAGGATTTGTTATTTGATTTTTTTACAACTGGAACCTTTAAACATTGTAAAAAAGGTTATGAACTATTTAAAAATCATTCGCTCTTTAAATCCATCGCCGATATAGTTTTATATCACCATGATCGTTGGGATGGACGTAACAACGCATCGGGACTTAAAAGAGAAGAAATACCCATAGAAAGTCGGATCATCCATCTTTCAGATAGAATTGATGTACTAATACGTGAAGATATATACATTTTAGAGCAAAAAGAATATATTTGTCGTCAAATAAATCAAGAGAAAAACAAAATTTTTGATCCACAGTTAGTAGAAGCCTTTAATGATATATCCAACAGAGAATGTTTCTGGCTTGACTTGCATTCGCCATTTCTTAACGAAATATTATCACACCATTGTCCTGTAATAACAAAAGAATTAGGTCTAGCAGAGGTTCTTTCAGTGGCAGATACCATGTCCAAGGTTATCGATTTTAAGAGTCCCTTTACAAGAAGGCATTCCAGTGGGGTAGCTAATGTTGCCAGTTTCTTAGCCCTGAAAGCAGGGTTTTCGGCTGAACAGTGTGACATAATAAAGGTTGCAGGATTACTTCATGATCTAGGGAAATTAGGTATACCTGATAGTGTACTGGATAAACCAGGTAAACTTACCAAGAGTGAATTTAATATCATGAAAAGGCATACGTACTATACTTATCACATTTTAAAAATGATAGATAAATTTGATACCATCAATCATTATGCCTCTAGCCACCATGAAACCCTAAGTGGAAGGGGTTATCCCTTTAAATTAGACGGATCTGACTTAGAAAATGGTGCCAGAATAGTAGCAGTGGCGGATATCTTTTCTGCTCTTACAGAAATAAGGCCATATAGACAGGCTATGGAAAAAGCAAAGGTAATTAACATATTATCAAATCAAGTAAAGGCCGGTGCCATTGATTCTGAGTTAACCTCACTTTTGCTGGCAAATTATGAAGGTGCCCATATATTAAATGAGATAAGCTAA
- the gyrB gene encoding DNA topoisomerase (ATP-hydrolyzing) subunit B — MDQQQQNNKYSADQIQVLEGLEAVRRRPGMYIGSTSARGLHHLVYEVVDNSIDEALAGYCDKIIVTIQEDNSITVEDNGRGIPVDLHPKVGRPAVEVVLTMLHAGGKFGGGGYKVSGGLHGVGVSVVNALSKYLSVEIKRNGKIYKQEYSRGIPTTELQIVGNSKTTGTKVTFKPDEEIFEELVFSLETLSQRIRELAYLNKGIKIILQDKRKDPVAEQIFQYDGGIKDFVKHLNRNKQTIHTKPIYVSGEKEQIVVEVAIQYNDGYTENMLSYANNIHTVDGGTHEVGLKTALTRVINDYGRQHGVLKNNDANLSGEDIREGATIVISVKVPEPQFEGQTKTKLGNSEVRGIVDSIFAEKLSTYLVENPSVAKKIIEKGITAARAREAARKARELTRRKSALETMSLPGKLADCSEKDPSVSEIYLVEGDSAGGSAKQGRERRFQAILPLKGKILNVEKARMDKILANEEIRAMITAMGTGIGEDFDIAKARYHKIVIMTDADVDGAHIRTLLMTFFYRYMRQLIEAGYVFVAQPPLYRVRKGKHDSYCYSDNELEELLNRIGHDRVNIQRYKGLGEMNPEQLWETTMDPDTRTMLQVTLEDAIEADATFSMLMGDRVEPRRDFIQENAKYVRNLDI; from the coding sequence ATGGACCAACAGCAGCAGAATAATAAATACAGTGCTGACCAAATACAAGTACTGGAAGGATTAGAGGCAGTAAGACGCCGTCCGGGTATGTACATTGGTAGTACCAGTGCTCGGGGCCTGCATCATTTGGTATACGAAGTTGTAGACAATAGTATTGATGAGGCCCTAGCCGGCTATTGTGATAAGATTATTGTAACTATTCAAGAGGACAATTCCATTACTGTTGAGGACAATGGACGGGGGATACCTGTGGATCTGCACCCCAAAGTAGGTCGACCTGCTGTAGAGGTAGTTTTAACGATGCTGCACGCAGGCGGTAAATTTGGGGGTGGTGGATACAAGGTTTCTGGCGGTTTGCACGGTGTAGGGGTATCTGTGGTAAATGCTTTATCAAAATACTTGTCCGTAGAAATTAAAAGAAATGGCAAGATATACAAACAGGAGTATTCCCGTGGTATTCCAACCACAGAACTACAAATCGTAGGAAACAGCAAAACAACCGGCACCAAAGTAACCTTTAAACCCGATGAGGAAATATTTGAGGAACTGGTTTTTAGTCTTGAAACTTTATCTCAGAGAATCAGAGAACTGGCGTATTTAAATAAAGGGATTAAAATTATACTTCAGGATAAAAGAAAAGACCCGGTTGCTGAACAAATTTTTCAATATGACGGTGGAATTAAAGATTTTGTTAAGCACCTGAACAGAAATAAGCAGACGATACACACAAAACCTATTTATGTATCCGGAGAAAAAGAACAAATAGTTGTTGAAGTTGCTATTCAATACAATGACGGTTATACCGAAAATATGTTATCTTATGCTAACAATATTCACACAGTTGACGGCGGGACCCATGAAGTAGGATTAAAAACTGCCCTTACCCGGGTGATTAATGACTATGGTAGACAGCATGGCGTTTTAAAAAATAACGATGCAAACCTGTCTGGGGAAGATATCCGGGAAGGTGCTACCATTGTCATAAGTGTAAAAGTACCAGAGCCTCAATTTGAGGGTCAAACAAAGACAAAACTGGGCAACAGTGAAGTAAGGGGAATTGTAGATTCTATCTTTGCTGAAAAGTTATCTACCTATCTGGTAGAAAATCCTTCTGTGGCTAAAAAAATTATTGAAAAAGGAATCACAGCGGCCAGGGCCAGGGAAGCAGCCCGTAAAGCACGGGAACTTACTCGCAGGAAAAGTGCTTTAGAAACCATGTCTTTACCAGGTAAACTGGCAGATTGCTCAGAAAAAGATCCAAGCGTATCGGAGATTTACTTGGTAGAGGGTGATTCGGCGGGTGGTTCTGCTAAACAAGGTCGGGAAAGACGCTTTCAGGCTATCTTGCCCTTAAAGGGTAAAATTCTCAATGTAGAAAAGGCTCGTATGGATAAGATCTTGGCCAATGAAGAAATTAGAGCCATGATCACCGCCATGGGTACGGGTATTGGCGAAGATTTTGACATTGCTAAGGCTCGCTATCACAAAATTGTTATTATGACAGATGCTGATGTGGATGGTGCCCACATTCGAACCTTGTTAATGACCTTTTTCTACCGCTATATGAGACAACTTATTGAAGCTGGTTATGTTTTTGTTGCACAACCCCCTTTATATCGAGTTCGTAAAGGAAAACATGACAGCTATTGTTATAGTGACAATGAATTAGAAGAATTATTAAATAGAATTGGTCATGATAGAGTTAATATTCAACGGTACAAAGGTTTAGGTGAGATGAACCCGGAACAACTATGGGAAACCACGATGGATCCAGACACTAGGACTATGTTACAGGTTACATTAGAAGATGCCATTGAAGCTGATGCTACCTTCTCGATGCTTATGGGGGACCGTGTGGAACCAAGAAGAGATTTTATTCAGGAAAATGCTAAATACGTTAGAAATTTGGATATATAA
- the gyrA gene encoding DNA gyrase subunit A has protein sequence MASLTGKVIPLDINNEMKNSYLDYAMSVIVGRALPDVRDGLKPVHRRILYSLHELGLTPDKSYRKSAGIVGKVMQDFHPHGDSAIYDAMVRLAQDFASRYPLIQGHGNFGSIDGDPPAAMRYTEARMAKITLEMLADIDKETVDFAPNYDNRTEEPTILPSKIPNLLVNGSSGIAVGMATNIPPHNMGEVIDGVLMMIKDPNVTPDDLMKVIKGPDFPTGATIMGKDGIRQAYRTGRGSVKMRAQTTIETKANGRPVIIVNEIPYQVNKAKLIEKIAELVKDKKIEGISDLRDESDRRGMRIVIELKKDSNPNVILNLLYKHTQMQESFGIIMLALVNNEPKVLNLAQVIFHYLEHQKDVITRRTRYELKKAEARAHIVEGLRIALANLDEVIKTIRESKNTEEARRGLVDKFNLTEIQAEAIVEMRLRSLTALEVEKLEKEYKELLEKIDYLRSILADEQKVLNIIRDELLVVKEKFADARRTLISNVAAGDFDIEDLIDEEDMVVTITNQGYIKRISMDTYRSQKRGGKGITAMGTKEEDFVRDLFIASTHHFLLFFTNKGKVYRLKVYEVPEASRTAKGTPIINLLSFDSDEYVTTVIPIKEFEETAYLFMATKHGIVKKTALTEYNSSRRDGLIAINLDEKDKLVAVELTHGKEEIIMCTQEGIAIRFSEEDVRPMGRVTRGVKGITLSQNDHVVKMDVIKEGASLLTVTANGYGKRTPMDEYRIQARGGKGIINIKTTKRNGAVTGVLVVSEEDEVMMISAEGIIIRINVKDVSSMGRNTQGVTLMRTGENDHIVAIAKVITEENEEKKILDI, from the coding sequence ATGGCTTCCCTTACTGGTAAGGTCATTCCTTTGGATATAAACAATGAAATGAAGAACTCCTACTTAGATTACGCCATGAGTGTAATTGTAGGTAGAGCTTTACCGGATGTTCGAGATGGCCTAAAACCTGTACATCGAAGAATTCTTTACTCCCTGCATGAATTAGGATTAACACCAGATAAGTCGTATCGAAAAAGTGCAGGTATTGTGGGTAAAGTTATGCAAGATTTTCATCCCCATGGCGATTCAGCTATTTATGATGCCATGGTACGATTAGCACAGGATTTTGCCAGCCGTTATCCATTGATTCAGGGTCATGGTAACTTTGGCTCCATTGATGGGGACCCGCCGGCAGCTATGCGTTACACTGAAGCCCGCATGGCCAAGATTACACTGGAAATGCTGGCGGACATTGACAAAGAAACAGTTGATTTTGCTCCTAACTATGACAACCGAACCGAAGAACCCACAATCTTGCCATCTAAAATACCAAATTTACTCGTAAACGGTTCCTCTGGTATTGCTGTAGGTATGGCTACCAACATACCACCGCATAACATGGGAGAGGTTATTGATGGGGTCTTGATGATGATTAAAGATCCTAATGTAACACCGGATGATTTGATGAAGGTTATCAAAGGACCTGACTTTCCAACCGGAGCTACCATTATGGGCAAAGACGGGATACGTCAAGCCTATCGAACTGGTAGGGGCAGTGTTAAAATGCGGGCCCAGACCACCATTGAGACAAAGGCCAATGGAAGACCGGTTATCATTGTTAACGAAATACCCTATCAGGTGAACAAAGCAAAACTAATAGAAAAGATTGCTGAGTTAGTCAAAGATAAGAAAATTGAAGGCATTTCAGACCTGCGTGACGAATCTGATCGCAGGGGTATGCGAATTGTTATTGAACTAAAGAAAGACAGCAATCCTAATGTGATTTTGAACCTTCTTTACAAGCATACGCAAATGCAGGAAAGCTTTGGCATTATTATGCTAGCATTGGTTAATAATGAGCCCAAAGTTTTAAACCTTGCGCAGGTGATTTTTCACTACCTTGAACATCAAAAGGATGTTATCACCCGTAGGACAAGGTATGAACTTAAAAAAGCTGAAGCAAGGGCCCACATCGTTGAAGGGTTACGTATTGCGCTGGCTAACCTAGATGAAGTTATTAAAACAATTCGGGAATCTAAAAACACCGAAGAAGCTAGGCGAGGTTTGGTCGATAAATTTAATCTGACCGAAATCCAAGCAGAGGCCATTGTAGAAATGCGCTTACGTAGCTTAACTGCTTTAGAAGTAGAAAAATTAGAAAAAGAATACAAAGAATTGCTGGAGAAGATTGATTACCTGCGTTCTATTTTAGCGGATGAGCAAAAGGTTTTGAATATTATTCGGGATGAACTATTGGTGGTTAAAGAAAAATTTGCAGATGCTCGACGTACCCTCATTAGTAATGTTGCTGCCGGGGATTTTGATATTGAAGATCTTATTGATGAAGAAGACATGGTAGTTACCATTACGAACCAGGGATATATTAAGAGAATCTCAATGGACACCTATAGAAGCCAAAAAAGAGGTGGTAAAGGAATTACCGCCATGGGAACCAAAGAAGAGGATTTTGTAAGAGATCTCTTTATAGCATCAACACACCACTTTTTACTATTCTTTACCAATAAAGGAAAAGTGTATAGATTAAAAGTTTACGAAGTGCCAGAGGCATCCAGAACGGCGAAGGGTACACCTATTATTAATTTATTAAGTTTTGACAGTGATGAATATGTAACAACCGTTATCCCAATTAAAGAATTTGAAGAAACAGCCTATCTATTCATGGCTACCAAACATGGTATCGTGAAGAAGACAGCCTTAACAGAATATAATTCCTCACGTCGGGATGGGTTAATTGCTATTAATCTGGATGAAAAGGATAAATTAGTTGCGGTTGAACTTACTCACGGTAAAGAGGAAATTATAATGTGTACCCAAGAAGGGATAGCAATTCGTTTTTCGGAAGAAGATGTAAGGCCTATGGGACGTGTTACCAGAGGTGTTAAAGGGATCACATTATCTCAAAATGACCATGTAGTTAAGATGGATGTAATTAAGGAGGGCGCCAGTTTACTTACTGTTACAGCCAATGGGTATGGAAAAAGAACTCCTATGGATGAGTATCGAATTCAAGCCCGTGGTGGTAAGGGGATAATAAATATTAAAACCACCAAAAGAAATGGAGCAGTAACAGGTGTACTTGTAGTAAGTGAAGAAGATGAAGTTATGATGATTAGTGCAGAAGGTATTATCATCCGTATTAATGTTAAAGATGTTTCATCTATGGGCAGAAATACGCAGGGAGTTACCTTAATGAGAACAGGCGAAAATGATCATATTGTTGCGATTGCAAAAGTAATAACAGAAGAAAACGAAGAGAAAAAAATTCTAGATATCTAG
- the remB gene encoding extracellular matrix regulator RemB: protein MFLHLGGDVVVLKKDIIAILDARTKNSAITKEFIEIAKDEGFIQPISNQDKEKSFVITTKEIYVSPISCTTLKKRSDNILENNEDEE, encoded by the coding sequence ATGTTTCTGCATTTAGGTGGAGATGTAGTAGTCTTAAAAAAAGACATTATAGCCATACTGGATGCCCGTACGAAAAATTCGGCCATCACCAAGGAATTTATTGAAATCGCTAAGGATGAAGGTTTTATTCAACCCATTTCCAATCAAGATAAAGAAAAATCCTTTGTGATAACTACCAAAGAAATCTATGTTTCTCCCATATCCTGCACCACATTAAAAAAGAGATCCGATAACATTCTTGAAAATAACGAGGATGAGGAATAA
- the recF gene encoding DNA replication/repair protein RecF (All proteins in this family for which functions are known are DNA-binding proteins that assist the filamentation of RecA onto DNA for the initiation of recombination or recombinational repair.) — MRVKKLSLRNFRNYKEAQFIPHPSINIITGPNAQGKTNLLEAIYYSLRGCSFRAEKDRDVTNWESNHTVINTEVNLSSRLIKLQWKIQEGSKKLSLNGVERPRSELDLFGVVLFCPEDLSLIKGSPQERRHFLDYEVGTLSPGYSQLWRQYAKILSQRNSLLKEIRDHRSKQEVLEVWDEQLYRYGAKVIYLRLQVLKKLIPIARKTHFGLTGGTEELQAKYLSSLVLEPGLSEGQIYQVFSSSSKKIRQMELKRCQTLLGPHRDDLSLAINGVEAKTFGSQGQQRTVTLSLKLSQLDLWYHEFGEYPVLLLDDVLFELDRSRQNMLIDKILNKVQTFITTSFTGGIEETIKGAGLLWQVNAGSLTQKEEF, encoded by the coding sequence TTGAGGGTAAAAAAGTTATCTCTAAGGAATTTCCGTAACTACAAAGAAGCTCAATTTATCCCTCATCCGTCCATAAATATCATTACCGGTCCAAATGCCCAAGGGAAGACAAACTTACTAGAAGCTATTTATTATAGTTTAAGGGGTTGCTCCTTCAGGGCTGAAAAAGACAGGGATGTTACAAACTGGGAAAGTAACCATACTGTTATCAATACAGAAGTTAATTTATCTTCTAGATTGATTAAACTGCAATGGAAAATCCAAGAGGGTAGTAAAAAGTTATCCCTCAACGGAGTAGAGAGACCTCGCTCGGAGTTGGATCTTTTTGGAGTTGTATTGTTTTGTCCAGAAGATTTATCTTTAATAAAAGGTTCACCCCAGGAAAGAAGGCACTTTTTAGACTATGAAGTAGGAACTTTAAGCCCTGGCTATAGCCAATTATGGCGTCAGTATGCCAAGATTTTAAGCCAAAGAAATAGTCTGTTGAAAGAAATCAGGGACCATCGATCAAAGCAAGAGGTATTAGAAGTTTGGGATGAACAACTATACAGGTATGGCGCTAAAGTAATTTATCTACGCTTACAAGTCCTAAAAAAATTAATTCCCATTGCCAGAAAAACACATTTTGGACTCACTGGAGGAACTGAAGAACTGCAAGCTAAGTACCTGTCTTCACTGGTATTAGAGCCTGGTTTAAGCGAAGGACAAATTTATCAAGTTTTTTCATCATCCTCGAAAAAAATTCGCCAAATGGAACTTAAAAGGTGTCAAACCCTTTTAGGCCCTCACCGGGATGATTTATCCCTAGCCATAAATGGCGTTGAGGCAAAAACTTTTGGTTCCCAGGGGCAGCAAAGAACCGTGACATTATCACTAAAATTATCGCAGCTTGATTTGTGGTACCATGAGTTTGGCGAATATCCGGTATTACTACTGGACGATGTCTTATTCGAATTAGACCGAAGTAGGCAGAATATGCTGATTGATAAAATTTTAAACAAGGTACAAACCTTTATAACAACTAGTTTTACAGGTGGTATTGAAGAAACCATAAAGGGTGCCGGACTCCTCTGGCAAGTAAATGCTGGTAGTTTAACGCAAAAGGAGGAATTTTGA
- a CDS encoding pyridoxal-phosphate-dependent aminotransferase family protein, giving the protein MMKDKKYLLIPGPTQVPPRVVEAMSRPIIGHRSAEFQGVVERVTGKLKKVFQTENHVFILGSSGTGALEAAVANLVNPGDKVLALSCGKFGERFRDLAKIYGGEVDFVDFGWGYDIDLNIVKKKLEENPDIKVVLATQNETSTGVQNDIEGLGKLVAQYEAVLAVDAVSGLAAIDLKTDEWHVDVVVSGSQKAFMLPPGLAFVSVSDKAWKKIEQNTSPKYYFDLLKAKKSIAKWNTAYTTPVTMVYGLEAALDMILEEGLDNVFARHKLLAKATRAAIQGLGLELLAPEDCASMAVTAVQAPMVVDADTLRKVLLRDYGVTFAGGQDMMKGKIFRIAHMGFADKMDVIIAISALEMALGKCGYKAELGAGVREAQMVFVGGDHA; this is encoded by the coding sequence ATGATGAAGGACAAAAAGTATCTCTTGATTCCGGGGCCTACACAAGTTCCCCCCCGTGTGGTAGAAGCCATGTCAAGACCAATCATTGGTCACAGAAGTGCAGAGTTTCAAGGTGTTGTAGAAAGGGTTACTGGAAAACTAAAAAAAGTCTTTCAAACTGAGAACCATGTTTTTATACTTGGCAGCTCGGGTACCGGTGCCCTGGAAGCGGCAGTGGCAAATTTAGTAAACCCTGGCGATAAAGTATTGGCTTTGTCCTGTGGTAAATTTGGTGAACGCTTTAGGGATTTAGCAAAAATATACGGCGGTGAAGTTGATTTTGTAGACTTCGGCTGGGGTTATGACATAGACCTAAATATTGTAAAAAAGAAGTTAGAAGAGAACCCCGATATAAAAGTGGTGTTGGCTACACAAAACGAAACCTCCACTGGTGTACAAAACGACATTGAAGGCTTGGGGAAATTGGTGGCACAATATGAGGCAGTACTTGCAGTGGATGCCGTAAGTGGTCTGGCTGCCATTGATCTTAAAACCGATGAGTGGCATGTAGATGTTGTGGTCAGTGGTTCTCAAAAGGCCTTTATGCTGCCGCCCGGCTTAGCATTTGTAAGTGTAAGTGATAAGGCCTGGAAAAAAATTGAACAAAATACCTCTCCTAAATACTACTTTGATTTATTAAAGGCTAAAAAATCCATTGCAAAATGGAACACCGCCTATACAACTCCAGTAACCATGGTATATGGTTTGGAAGCAGCCCTGGACATGATTCTAGAAGAAGGTCTAGACAATGTCTTTGCACGTCATAAGCTACTGGCTAAAGCTACACGGGCAGCTATCCAGGGTCTTGGATTGGAACTGCTGGCTCCAGAAGATTGTGCATCCATGGCTGTTACAGCGGTTCAAGCTCCAATGGTGGTAGATGCTGACACCCTTCGTAAGGTACTTTTAAGGGATTACGGAGTGACCTTTGCAGGTGGTCAGGATATGATGAAGGGCAAGATTTTCCGCATTGCACACATGGGCTTTGCTGATAAAATGGATGTTATCATTGCTATTTCTGCCCTTGAAATGGCTCTTGGTAAATGTGGTTATAAGGCTGAACTGGGTGCTGGTGTAAGAGAAGCTCAAATGGTATTTGTAGGAGGGGATCACGCATAA
- the pdxT gene encoding pyridoxal 5'-phosphate synthase glutaminase subunit PdxT, which translates to MVIGVLALQGAFIEHQKSLAACGVDSIQVRKPHQLEDIQGLIIPGGESTTMGKLMNQFELFEPIVEKAHNGLPLFGTCAGMIMLAKDIAGSTQPRLGLMDIEVERNAFGRQVESFETELTISELGEAPVRAVFIRAPYIKSVAANVKVLAKYNEKIVLAQQDHYLVAAFHPELTNDVRLHQHFLKMIK; encoded by the coding sequence ATGGTCATAGGTGTTTTAGCCTTACAGGGTGCATTTATTGAACATCAAAAATCCTTAGCAGCCTGCGGAGTGGATAGTATACAGGTACGCAAACCCCATCAACTGGAGGATATCCAAGGGCTTATTATCCCCGGCGGAGAAAGCACAACCATGGGAAAACTAATGAATCAATTTGAATTATTTGAACCCATTGTTGAAAAGGCTCACAATGGTTTACCCTTATTTGGTACTTGCGCTGGTATGATTATGTTAGCCAAGGATATTGCTGGATCCACTCAACCACGGTTGGGATTAATGGATATAGAAGTAGAAAGAAATGCCTTTGGACGCCAGGTTGAAAGTTTTGAAACGGAATTAACTATTTCAGAACTAGGAGAAGCACCTGTTAGGGCGGTTTTCATTAGAGCCCCCTATATAAAAAGTGTTGCTGCAAATGTAAAAGTGCTTGCTAAATACAATGAAAAAATTGTATTGGCTCAGCAAGATCATTACTTGGTTGCCGCATTTCACCCGGAACTTACAAATGATGTAAGACTACATCAACATTTTTTAAAAATGATAAAGTAA
- the pdxS gene encoding pyridoxal 5'-phosphate synthase lyase subunit PdxS → MAEKGTWTVKKGLAEMLKGGVIMDVTTPEQAKIAEEAGACAVMALERVPADIRAAGGVARMADPNIILRIMDAVTIPVMAKARIGHFVEAQILEALGADYIDESEVLTPADEVFHIDKHQFKVPYVCGARNLGEALRRIGEGAAMIRTKGEPGTGNVVEAVRHMRQVMSEIRMVHNMPKDELMTAAKEMGAPYDLVLQVHELGKLPVVNFAAGGIATPADAALMMQLGCDGIFVGSGIFKSNDPVSRAKAIVAATTHYNDPKILAEISKDLGEAMPGMEISSIPTEHRMQERGW, encoded by the coding sequence GTGGCTGAAAAAGGAACATGGACTGTTAAAAAAGGCCTTGCAGAAATGCTTAAGGGCGGAGTAATTATGGATGTTACCACTCCAGAACAAGCAAAAATTGCCGAAGAGGCTGGTGCTTGTGCTGTAATGGCTTTAGAAAGAGTACCTGCTGATATTAGGGCTGCTGGTGGAGTAGCTAGGATGGCAGACCCCAATATTATATTACGCATTATGGATGCTGTAACCATTCCAGTTATGGCAAAGGCGAGAATTGGACATTTTGTTGAAGCTCAGATTTTAGAAGCTCTTGGTGCTGATTATATTGATGAGAGTGAAGTTTTAACTCCAGCAGATGAAGTGTTCCATATTGATAAACACCAATTTAAAGTACCCTATGTTTGTGGCGCGAGAAACCTTGGTGAAGCCCTACGTAGGATCGGTGAAGGTGCTGCTATGATTCGCACCAAGGGTGAGCCGGGTACTGGTAATGTTGTAGAAGCTGTACGTCATATGAGACAAGTTATGAGCGAAATTCGGATGGTACATAACATGCCAAAGGATGAACTTATGACAGCAGCAAAAGAAATGGGAGCTCCCTATGATCTAGTATTACAAGTGCATGAATTAGGTAAATTACCGGTTGTTAATTTTGCAGCTGGTGGTATTGCAACTCCTGCAGATGCCGCCCTAATGATGCAATTGGGCTGTGATGGTATCTTCGTAGGTTCCGGTATTTTTAAATCTAATGATCCGGTATCCAGAGCCAAAGCCATCGTAGCAGCAACCACCCATTATAATGATCCTAAGATACTAGCTGAAATATCTAAGGATTTGGGAGAAGCAATGCCTGGTATGGAAATCTCAAGTATTCCTACTGAACATCGTATGCAGGAAAGAGGATGGTAA